The Nitrospira tepida genome includes a window with the following:
- a CDS encoding sensor histidine kinase: MAYDRSPMGLAAKASLVILLIVGLSAVAMEAVDRYYVQHVIQEHYQDEVMGVVRQVGAGITARTDFANQSARELELVKLRASRPDLVNISIYALSELGLTLLAHAGQTPVTMLAQAPSLAMRAIEQDLSLSDRQSWATDHRLKIAAPISVDGRRVGATYAEFSTLDFDNLLDLIRRLSFSLRLLTWVGVVLAINFFVYLAVHRPARSLLSAVRAVTSGNLTTTVPVASRDEIGMLGQEFNRMVERIRLTTEENAHLYEKVKHANESLVRKVREATAELRQKNQELARTNELLSTVQREAARAQRLSVIGQLAASVAHKIGTPLTALSGHIQLLQEDPQLSAEARARLRTVEAQIDRTIKIIQDLLIYARRPELVKTLLDVNESVEECLALLRPEMDRRKVDTILQCSPALGKVEGDQQQLQEVFCNLIENALDAMPKGGTLTIRTAPTRLRRAGETSDQVAIEIADTGQGIAPEHTDKIFEPFFTTKTAGRGTGLGLAIAHDTVKAHGGTIHVHSELGKGTRFQVLLPIAEGVPDAGSASHSGR; this comes from the coding sequence ATGGCGTACGATCGTTCTCCAATGGGATTGGCGGCGAAGGCCTCGCTGGTTATTCTGCTCATCGTCGGCCTGTCGGCGGTCGCGATGGAGGCCGTTGATCGCTACTATGTCCAACACGTGATCCAAGAACATTATCAGGACGAAGTCATGGGCGTGGTGCGACAGGTCGGCGCCGGCATCACCGCACGGACCGACTTTGCCAACCAATCTGCCCGCGAATTGGAATTGGTCAAACTGCGGGCCAGCCGGCCCGATCTGGTCAATATCAGCATCTATGCCCTGTCGGAGCTTGGACTCACCCTGTTGGCCCACGCGGGCCAGACACCCGTTACGATGCTGGCACAGGCGCCTTCTCTCGCCATGCGCGCCATCGAGCAAGACCTGTCCCTGAGCGATCGACAAAGCTGGGCGACCGACCATCGGCTCAAGATCGCGGCGCCTATTTCCGTCGACGGCCGGCGGGTCGGGGCCACCTATGCCGAATTTTCGACATTGGATTTCGACAACCTACTGGACCTGATCCGGCGCTTGTCCTTTTCCCTCAGGCTGCTCACGTGGGTCGGCGTGGTCCTCGCCATCAATTTCTTCGTGTACCTGGCGGTCCATCGCCCGGCCCGATCCCTGCTGTCCGCCGTCAGAGCGGTCACCTCCGGCAACCTCACGACCACGGTGCCCGTGGCCAGCCGGGACGAGATCGGGATGTTGGGCCAGGAGTTCAACCGGATGGTCGAGCGAATCCGGCTCACGACGGAAGAGAACGCCCACCTCTACGAGAAGGTGAAGCACGCCAACGAAAGCCTCGTGCGCAAAGTGCGGGAAGCCACGGCCGAACTCCGGCAGAAGAACCAGGAATTGGCCCGCACCAATGAGCTGCTCTCGACCGTGCAGCGCGAGGCCGCGCGCGCGCAACGGCTGTCGGTCATCGGCCAACTCGCGGCCTCCGTGGCCCATAAGATCGGCACCCCGTTGACGGCGCTGTCCGGCCACATTCAGTTGTTGCAGGAAGATCCTCAACTGAGCGCCGAGGCCCGGGCGCGTCTGCGCACGGTGGAAGCCCAGATTGACCGGACGATCAAGATCATCCAAGATCTGCTTATCTACGCGCGCCGGCCGGAACTGGTGAAAACGCTCCTCGACGTCAACGAGAGCGTGGAAGAATGCCTGGCGCTCCTGCGGCCTGAAATGGACCGGCGGAAAGTGGATACGATCCTGCAATGCAGTCCTGCCTTGGGCAAGGTGGAGGGAGACCAGCAACAGCTTCAGGAAGTGTTCTGCAATTTGATCGAGAATGCGTTGGACGCGATGCCGAAAGGGGGCACGCTGACGATCCGGACGGCCCCCACCAGATTGCGCCGGGCTGGGGAGACGAGCGATCAGGTGGCGATCGAGATCGCCGATACCGGGCAGGGCATCGCGCCCGAGCATACGGACAAGATCTTCGAGCCCTTCTTTACCACCAAGACCGCCGGACGAGGCACGGGGCTCGGCCTCGCGATCGCCCACGACACCGTCAAGGCGCACGGCGGGACCATTCACGTTCACAGCGAACTGGGGAAAGGAACACGTTTTCAAGTGCTGCTCCCGATCGCAGAAGGAGTGCCTGATGCCGGATCCGCCTCGCATTCTGGTCGTTGA
- a CDS encoding sigma-54-dependent transcriptional regulator — protein sequence MPDPPRILVVDDDADTLLLLEEILTKEGYRVRTAEHAEAALSLASQEEPDVVVTDIQMPGMDGLALLAELQRRLPQTLVVLATAFGSLKTAVDGIKAGAFDYLGKPFVVDDIRLVVRRAIEHKRVINENAALREQLKERYRFDNFVGSSAGMIAVYKMIARVAQSDSTVLIQGESGTGKELVARAIHANSLRSAGPFVAVDAGTLAESLLESELFGHERGSFTGALTTKKGLLERAHSGTCFLDEIADISPTLQSKLLRVIQEREIRRVGGSDPISVDVRILAASNKDLKGLVDAGKFRGDLYYRLNVVTISIPPLRERADDIPLLAQFFAQKYGAAQGKPAIGISADAMDLITKYVWPGNVRELEHVIERAVVLTPHPVIFPEDLPEALREKPIADSQPRSGWVTLDQLERDYILRALAAHQQDQAKTADLLGIHRKTLQRKLRKYGLAEAGAIEEGSTADEAAVEQEESI from the coding sequence ATGCCGGATCCGCCTCGCATTCTGGTCGTTGACGACGACGCCGACACGTTGCTGCTGCTCGAAGAGATCCTGACCAAGGAAGGATACAGGGTCCGGACCGCCGAACATGCCGAAGCCGCGTTGAGCCTCGCCTCGCAGGAGGAGCCGGATGTCGTCGTCACCGACATCCAGATGCCGGGGATGGACGGATTGGCCCTGCTGGCGGAATTGCAGCGGCGTCTTCCCCAGACATTGGTCGTGCTGGCCACGGCGTTTGGCTCGCTGAAGACCGCCGTCGACGGCATCAAGGCCGGCGCCTTCGACTACCTTGGCAAGCCTTTCGTGGTCGACGATATCCGTCTGGTCGTCCGGCGGGCGATTGAACACAAGCGGGTCATCAACGAAAACGCGGCGCTGCGCGAACAACTCAAGGAACGCTACCGGTTCGACAATTTCGTGGGCAGTTCGGCCGGGATGATCGCCGTCTATAAGATGATCGCCCGGGTGGCCCAGAGCGACAGCACGGTGCTCATCCAGGGAGAAAGCGGAACGGGCAAGGAACTGGTCGCCCGCGCGATCCATGCCAACAGCCTTCGGAGCGCCGGCCCCTTCGTCGCCGTGGACGCCGGGACGCTTGCGGAAAGTTTGCTGGAGTCGGAGTTGTTCGGACATGAGCGCGGCTCGTTCACCGGCGCATTGACCACCAAGAAGGGCCTGTTGGAACGGGCCCATTCCGGCACCTGTTTTTTAGACGAGATTGCGGACATCTCGCCGACCCTCCAAAGCAAGCTCCTCCGGGTGATCCAGGAGCGCGAGATCAGGCGAGTCGGCGGCAGCGATCCCATCAGCGTGGACGTCCGCATTCTCGCCGCTTCCAATAAAGACCTTAAAGGCCTGGTGGACGCCGGAAAATTCCGCGGCGATCTCTACTATCGGTTGAACGTCGTCACCATCTCGATCCCCCCGCTCCGGGAACGGGCGGATGACATCCCGTTGCTGGCCCAGTTCTTCGCGCAGAAATACGGCGCCGCCCAAGGCAAGCCCGCGATCGGCATTTCCGCGGACGCGATGGACCTGATCACCAAGTATGTCTGGCCCGGCAACGTGCGGGAACTGGAGCACGTCATCGAGCGAGCGGTCGTGCTCACCCCGCATCCCGTCATCTTTCCCGAAGATCTGCCCGAAGCGCTCCGCGAAAAACCCATCGCGGACAGCCAGCCGCGCAGCGGCTGGGTCACCTTGGATCAGTTGGAGCGGGACTACATCCTGCGGGCCTTGGCCGCTCACCAACAGGACCAGGCCAAGACGGCGGACCTGCTTGGCATTCATCGGAAAACCCTCCAGCGCAAGCTTCGCAAGTATGGGCTGGCGGAGGCCGGCGCCATCGAAGAGGGCTCCACGGCCGACGAAGCGGCGGTCGAACAGGAGGAGTCCATCTAA